The Candidatus Methylomirabilota bacterium genome includes the window GCGCGTCGAGGTCAACGGGCGCGTGGCCCGGGACGGGCGCGCGGTCCTGCGCGCAGACGACCGCGTCGAGCTCGGCGGGCGCGGCCGCATCCCCTTCCCGAAGGGTCTCGGCCTCGTGTACCAGGATGACGCGATCGTCGTCGTCGACAAGCCGGCGAGACTCCTCACCATGGCGACCGAGCGCGAGCGCGAGCGCACCGCCTACCGCCTGCTCTGGGACTATCTCCAGGCCGAGCGGCCGCGCGCGCGCCCCTTCATCGTCCACCGCCTCGACCGCGAGACTTCAGGGCTCCTGGTATTCGCCAAGTCCCCGGAAGCCA containing:
- a CDS encoding pseudouridine synthase — translated: MSPATLSDRLHALFPESSGRSLKQWLESGRVEVNGRVARDGRAVLRADDRVELGGRGRIPFPKGLGLVYQDDAIVVVDKPARLLTMATERERERTAYRLLWDYLQAERPRARPFIVHRLDRETSGLLVFAKSPEA